The genomic DNA TTTTATGAGCAAACAGGTGCGAGCTATCAGAATATTGATAAAAAAGATGAAATAGGTGGCAAAGAAGTTTCTGAACTACTTTATTCCTGGCAAAAATTAAGCTTGAGTTAAGTGACAAAATAGAGAGCTTAGAGCAATATGCAATATGTTCAAAATAGCACAGATAATGATTAATTTTCCGCAAATTACATATTGTAGTGCTAGGCGATCGTAATAACGCATAGCATAAAATAACTGTTGCAAAAGCCTTACTTATTTTGTTATAAGTCTGATTTATGAGATGGGTAGTGAAAATATTAAATTTATTTTTGAGCATTTATATAAGCTCATGTGGTTTAGGTAACGATGTTTTAAGTCGATCAGACTTTATTGAAGACAGAGACGTAGCTTTAGAAATAATTGATGGTAATGAACAGTCTGGGGTAGTGAATCAACCTTTGGCTAACGCATTAGTTGTAAAAACGATTGATGATGAAGCTTTACCTGCTAGCAATGAGAGAGTTGAGTTTCGTGTTGTGGAAGGTACAGCAAGTGTCACGTCTGTTGCTTATACAAATTCAAGCGGTTTGGCTGAAGCCAATGTAACAGTTGGACCAAACCCAGAAAATATTAAAATAAGAGCATACTGGCCAAAGGGTGACAGAGAAGTCTTTTTTGATGTATTTGGCAGTTTAGCAATTTTAAAAATAAACTCAGCACCAGGTTTTAATAATGAGCCTAAGTGTGTTCGAGAAAATGAAGAGTTCTCTGTGCCAGTCGTTATAGAGCTTATAGGTGCTAACAATACACCTATCGCTAATACAGATATTGTAGTGTCTATTAACAATGGTTCTTTAGATCAAACAGCTTTTGAAAGCAGTGTTACATACACCACAGCAAGTAACGGCAAAATTACATTTGATGTGGTTGCAGGAGTAACTGAGGAAGACGAATACAAAAAAGATATTAGAGTGACAGCAATTGTTCCAAGTATGATTGACACTCAACCCATTGTTTTAGATTTAGAGACAACAAAAGATAAATTTATAGAAGCATTATCACCAGAGACTCAATATGCGTTTAGCCCAGAGTTTAACGTTGATCAGTTTACCTTCTTTGTAAGGGTATTTGGAGAATGTGATGCTATCCTAGAAGGTGAGCCGGTACAGTTTGAGCGTAGATGGACAGCTAAAAGTGATTCTCCTTGTGCTTATGATGCAGCTGCACCTCATTATGAAGATTGGTATGTTCATGGAACTACTTTAACAAACGCACACGGATATACTGCATATTCACCTGATTTAGAGGTTGAATATTTGGAGCAAAATATCATGTTGCTTCGTCATAACGATGTCAGAGCTAGCTTATTTAATAGTGTAAATTCAAATATTCCAAACTTTAAAGCCAACCATTATATTTGTGGAGAGTAGTCGTGCAGCAGTTGGGCAATTATCGAATACTCTATAAGATTGCTCAAGGCGGCATGGCTGAAATATTTAAGGCCGAAAAAATTGGTTTAAATGGTTTTAATAAACCTGTAGCACTTAAAAAAATCTTGGTAGGTCCACAAGTAAACCCCAAAGACTATCGTAAAATGTTATCTGAAGAAGCCAATGTAGCTTTGTTTTTAGAGCATTCCAATATTGTTCATTTTTATGATTATTTTGAGCATGACAATGTTCCTTATATAGCGTTTCAGTATGTAGAAGGTCTCAACCTTGGAGAGTTATTAAATATTCATCAGGAGAATCGAAGATTTGTACCTTTGAACGTATATCTTTATGTCATTTGTGAGACCTTAAAAGGTTTAGACTATGCTCATAAGAAACAGCATAATGGGAAGCCTTTAAACATTATTCATAGAGATGTAAGCCCACAAAATATACTCTTAGGATATGACGGAATTGTTAAGCTTGCAGACTTTGGAATAGCTAAAGCCAATATCGATAGAGAAGAAACACAGCTGCATATGTTAAAAGGTAAGGTTAATTACCTTGCTCCTGAACAAGTTCGCTTTGAAAAGGTGACTCAAAAAGTAGACCTTTATGCCATTGGTATGATGCTGTTTGAGTATGTTTATGCCTATAACCCATATTTAGCCCATGATCAGCAAACCAAAATTTTAAATGATATTGCACAAAATAAGAAGCTGCCTCAAAGACCACCGATTATAAAGGTTTCTCAAGAGTTATTGGATATTATCAACAAAGCAATGTCTATAAATCCAGAGCAGCGTTTTAGTGATGCCAAGTCATTGAGAAATGCTCTGATCAAACACTTAGACCCGAGCTGGTTGGTTAATGGCAATGACTTATTGCAAACGTATTTGAAGCAATTTAAAGAACAACAAAAGACACGTCCTAAAATCTTAAAGCTCGTAAAAAAGGAGCTTTCTCAAGAAAAAAGAAAGTCTTCAACGCGTATTGCAACGTATAATTTAGATAGCTCATTGAAAAAGACTTCATCGTCAAATCGATATTTAAAAGTCGTGGCTTTACTCCTAGTGGTAGTATCAGCAATAGCGTTAAAGCCAAATGCTGAAGAAGTAAGCACTAAGCGTGAACCTGAAAAGATTGTGGTTAAAACAGAAGTAAAAGAATTGCCCAAGCCACAAATAGCAAAAAATGTAGCTAAAAAACCTCAGTCTAAATCAAAAGTACTGTATCAAAGACCTAAGAGAACCACGATTTGGCGAGCAGATACAGCTTCATTAAAAAAGAGTACTAAACCTAAAGTAGGCTCTGTTTATGTTGATGGTCCATATGGCTCAGAAGTGTATATCAATGGGTATAAATTTGGAGGGGTCCCGC from bacterium includes the following:
- a CDS encoding protein kinase produces the protein MQQLGNYRILYKIAQGGMAEIFKAEKIGLNGFNKPVALKKILVGPQVNPKDYRKMLSEEANVALFLEHSNIVHFYDYFEHDNVPYIAFQYVEGLNLGELLNIHQENRRFVPLNVYLYVICETLKGLDYAHKKQHNGKPLNIIHRDVSPQNILLGYDGIVKLADFGIAKANIDREETQLHMLKGKVNYLAPEQVRFEKVTQKVDLYAIGMMLFEYVYAYNPYLAHDQQTKILNDIAQNKKLPQRPPIIKVSQELLDIINKAMSINPEQRFSDAKSLRNALIKHLDPSWLVNGNDLLQTYLKQFKEQQKTRPKILKLVKKELSQEKRKSSTRIATYNLDSSLKKTSSSNRYLKVVALLLVVVSAIALKPNAEEVSTKREPEKIVVKTEVKELPKPQIAKNVAKKPQSKSKVLYQRPKRTTIWRADTASLKKSTKPKVGSVYVDGPYGSEVYINGYKFGGVPLKKELKVGSYKITIVPEWEMPYTTEVNVKNKEEYIVQWQQ